The window GGTCTCCGAAGCGGCAGTTGAACTCCAGCACCCGGGGCTCCCCGTCCTTTATCATGAGGCCGGCGTAGATGACCCCCTTGTAGGCGAGCCTCTCGGCCCGAAACCCCCTCAGCAGGGGGCGCATGACCTTCTCCATTATCCTGGCCTCCACCTCCGGGGTGACCACCGGGGCGGGGCTGTAGGCCCCCATGCCGCCGGTGTTGGGGCCCTTGTCGCCCTCGAAGGCCCGCTTGTGGTCCTGGCTGCTCACCATGGGCAGGATGGTCGTGCCGTCTGAGAAGGCCATGAAGGAGGCCTCCTCGCCGGTGAGGCACTCTTCCACCACCACCTTCTCCCCGGCCGCCCCGAAGGCCCGCTCCTTCATGATGTGCCTGAGGGCCCGGGAGGCCTCCTCGTGGGTCTCGGCCACCACCACCCCCTTGCCTGCGGCCAGCCCGTCGGCCTTTATCACGATGGGCGTGCCCTTGAGGCGCACGTAGTCCTCGGCCTGGGTGTAGGAGGCGAAGGTCTTGTACTCGCCGCTGGGGATGCCGTAGCGGCGCATGAAGTCCTTGGCGAAGGATTTCGACGATTCCAGGCGGGCGGCGGCCCGCGTGGGGCCCAGGATTCTCCGGCCCTCCTTCTCAAAGGCGTCCACGATGCCGCGGGAGAGGGGCTCCTCGGGGCCCACCACGGTCAGGTCCACCCACTCGTACTTCACGAAGTCCAGAAGAGCGTCGAAGTCGTTGACGGGGATGTCGATGCACTCGGCCTCCCCGGCGATGCCGGCGTTTCCGGGCGTGGCGAATATCTTGTCCACGTGCCGCGAGTGCCTGAGCTTCCAGACGATGGCGTGCTCCCTGCCGCCCCCGCCGATGACCAGGACCTTCATTGCCGGACCTCCCTCAGTGCTTGAAGTGCCGCACCCCGGTCAGGAGCATGGCGATGTCGTGCTGGTCGGCGGCCTCGATGACCTCGGCGTCCTTCACCGAGCCGCCGGGCTGGATGACCGCAGTCACGCCCACCTTCTTCACCCCGTCTATGCCGTCACGGAAGGGGAAGAACCCGTCGGAGGCTACCACGGTGCCGTCCAGGGGCTCCAGGGCGTTGATGGCGCCCACCCGGGCCGAGTACACCCGGCTGGTCTGCCCGATGCCGATGCCCACGGTGCGGTCGCGAAAGGCGTAGACGATGGCGTTGCTCTTGACGTGCTTGGAGACCCGCCAGGCAAAGTCCAGGGCCTCCCGCTCCTCTTCGGTGGGCTGCCTTCTGGTGACGGCCCGAAGGCTGGCCACGTCCACCTCCCTGGTGTCCCAGTCCTGGATGACCACTCCCCCGGCGATGCTCTTCAGGTCGAACCCGCCCAGGGGTTTTCTCATGTCCGGGAGCCGGAGGAGCCTGATGTTGGGCTTTGCCCCGAAGGCCTTCACGGCCCCCGCGGCGAAGTCCGGGGCTATGACCACTTCGACGAACATCTTCAGTATCTCCCTGGCCGCATCCTCGTCCACCGGGACGTTGAAGGCCAGCACCCCGCCGAAGGCGCTCACCGGGTCGGTCCGGGCGGCCTTGACGTAGGCGTCCGCGGGGCCTTCGCCCAGGGCCACGCCGCAGGGGTTGTTGTGCTTGATGATGGCGCAGACGGGCTCGGTGAACTCCAGGGCCAGAAGGAGGGCGGCGTGGGTGTCGCAGTAGTTGTTGAAGGACATCTCCTTGCCCTGGAGGATATCGGCGTCAAAGAGGCTCAGGGCGCCGGGCTCCCGCTTTTCGTAGGCCGCGGCCCTCTGGTGGGGGTTTTCCCCGTAGCGGAGGATGGACTTTCTCCTCAGGGCCAGGGTCAGGCTCCCGGGGAAGGCCTCCTCCCCCCCTCCGGCTACGCCCTCCAGGTACTCCGCGATGAGGGCGTCGTAGCGGGCCGTGTGGGCGAAGACCTTCCGGGCCAGGCGGAACCGGGTCTCCCCGGTCACCTCCCCGCCGGTGGCCCGCATCTCCTCGAGCACTCGGGCATAGTCGGCGGGGTCCACCACCACGGTGACGTCGGCGTAGTTTTTGGCCGCCGACCTGAGCATGGTCGGCCCCCCGATGTCTATGTTCTCGATGGCCTCGGCCAGGGCGACCCCGGGGCGGGAGACGGTGGCCTCGAAGGGGTAGAGGTTCACTACCACCATGTCGATGGGCGCGATGCCGTGGCGCTCCATGTCCTTCACGTCTTCGGGCCGGTCGCGCCTGCCCAGGAGGCCGCCGTGTATCTTCGGATGAAGGGTCTTGAGCCGGCCCTCCATCATCTCGGGGAAGCCCGTGTGCTCGGAGACGTCCTTCACCGTGACGCCCGCGTCCCTCAAGGCCCTGGCGGTCCCGCCGGTGGAGAGTATCTCCACGCCCATGGCCTCCAGTTCGCGGGCCAGCTCCGCCACTCCGGACTTCTCCGACACGCTCAGCAGCGCCCGCCTCACTTTCGCCATCGCTTTCCTCCTCGTACGCCAGGGTGGGTTCAGAACTGCGCGCGAGAGAGCCCCACTGGAAGCATCGATTGTAACATCCGGGCGGGCGGATGCTCAAGGGGAAGGCCTGAGGGGCCTCGGCCCCCTCAGGCCTTCTTCATCCTCATGCGGACGTCCACGCCCGTGCGCCCCGGCCTTCGTCCAGGACCATCAGGGGGTTGACCTCCATCTGCTTCGTCTCGGGAAAGTCCCCCGGGGGCTTCCCCGCCGGCCCTTCTTCACGCACATCCGGAGAGCCGTTGGGGCCGGCCGCGGCCGGCCGTCGATTTGCCGTGAAAAATTGGTTTGACAAGTGTATAATTCTGTGAGAATTTGGAAAGGGGAGATATCCCGGCTTTCGATTTTCATTCATCCGACGGAGGAAGGAGGAGAAGCATGAAGCTTTCGAAGGTGGCTGTTTTGCTGGTGGTTTTATTTTCCCTGGCCGTGGGGTGCGCGCCTCAGGCGGTCAACACGAGGCTGGACACCTTGGAGGGAAACGTGGCGACCCTGCAGGAGAAAGTCAACGCCCTTGAGAAGATGCACAACCAGGACGTCCAGAAGCTCCAGGCACAGATCGACGAAGTCCGCCAGCTCGCCCAGGAGGCCATGAGCCAGTCCGAGAAAGCCTCCAAGGAAGCCGCCATGAGGGCCGAGGAAGCCGCCAGGAGGGCCGAGGAGGCCGCCCGGAAGGCAGAAAAAGCCCTTGAGCTGAAGATGATGAAGTAAGATTCCTCCCCGTCGCCGGCCCGGGCCTTCCGGGCGGCTCGGCCTCATGGCCGGTCGCCGCAGGCGGTCCAGGCCGGCGCGGTTGGTGGGGTGCGGCCTTGGCGCAGCCGGGCTGCATGCTCGGAGAGGGCCGGAGCTTGCGGCTTGCCCTTGCATCCGACTGCCTCGGGGGGATGGGGGACAAAGTGCGTGCGGGGTTTGTTCCTCTGCGCATTAAATGACCGCTGTGGCGGTGCCGGCGGCCGGCCTTGAAATAAGCATTGTTTCAGGCTTCAATGCCGCGTAGAAAATAACTCGTTGGTATTCTTTTCCGCGAGGGCCGGATTCAGGGCGCCCACCAGGACGGGCAGCCCCCGCTTCTCCCGCACGGCCCGCGCAAGAAG is drawn from Nitrospirota bacterium and contains these coding sequences:
- the purD gene encoding phosphoribosylamine--glycine ligase gives rise to the protein MKVLVIGGGGREHAIVWKLRHSRHVDKIFATPGNAGIAGEAECIDIPVNDFDALLDFVKYEWVDLTVVGPEEPLSRGIVDAFEKEGRRILGPTRAAARLESSKSFAKDFMRRYGIPSGEYKTFASYTQAEDYVRLKGTPIVIKADGLAAGKGVVVAETHEEASRALRHIMKERAFGAAGEKVVVEECLTGEEASFMAFSDGTTILPMVSSQDHKRAFEGDKGPNTGGMGAYSPAPVVTPEVEARIMEKVMRPLLRGFRAERLAYKGVIYAGLMIKDGEPRVLEFNCRFGDPEAQPVLTRMETDLVDVALAITDGRLGEMSLTWKPEASVCVVLASGGYPGSYRKGVPIYGLEEARATGNVVVFHAGTAYEDGQVVTSGGRVLGVTALGPDIRTAKERAHEAIGKIRFEGMHYRRDIGDKALNRAGV
- the purH gene encoding bifunctional phosphoribosylaminoimidazolecarboxamide formyltransferase/IMP cyclohydrolase, with the protein product MAKVRRALLSVSEKSGVAELARELEAMGVEILSTGGTARALRDAGVTVKDVSEHTGFPEMMEGRLKTLHPKIHGGLLGRRDRPEDVKDMERHGIAPIDMVVVNLYPFEATVSRPGVALAEAIENIDIGGPTMLRSAAKNYADVTVVVDPADYARVLEEMRATGGEVTGETRFRLARKVFAHTARYDALIAEYLEGVAGGGEEAFPGSLTLALRRKSILRYGENPHQRAAAYEKREPGALSLFDADILQGKEMSFNNYCDTHAALLLALEFTEPVCAIIKHNNPCGVALGEGPADAYVKAARTDPVSAFGGVLAFNVPVDEDAAREILKMFVEVVIAPDFAAGAVKAFGAKPNIRLLRLPDMRKPLGGFDLKSIAGGVVIQDWDTREVDVASLRAVTRRQPTEEEREALDFAWRVSKHVKSNAIVYAFRDRTVGIGIGQTSRVYSARVGAINALEPLDGTVVASDGFFPFRDGIDGVKKVGVTAVIQPGGSVKDAEVIEAADQHDIAMLLTGVRHFKH